The proteins below come from a single Leptospiraceae bacterium genomic window:
- a CDS encoding transposase — translation MTFRYKSWVEKDTREKSFQEQTIDVYEFMARMLFFLPDPNRKMIRYYGIYANRIKEKLEFIEQRTWAQAIENSFEAKPQSCPDCFKKMQLTVVYSYSARKTIDGLKETHIYLNGYFRPKPKIP, via the coding sequence ATTACTTTTCGATACAAGAGTTGGGTAGAGAAAGATACACGAGAAAAAAGTTTTCAAGAACAGACAATAGATGTCTATGAATTCATGGCGCGGATGTTGTTCTTTTTACCTGATCCAAATCGTAAGATGATTAGATATTATGGAATTTATGCCAATCGAATAAAAGAAAAGCTTGAGTTCATCGAACAACGAACCTGGGCGCAAGCGATTGAAAATAGTTTTGAGGCTAAACCACAAAGCTGCCCTGATTGTTTCAAAAAGATGCAGCTAACGGTTGTTTATTCCTACTCAGCTAGAAAAACCATTGACGGATTAAAAGAAACGCATATATACCTGAATGGATATTTCAGACCCAAACCCAAAATCCCCTAA
- a CDS encoding fatty acid desaturase — translation MIKTNTIFKDSTIAEKSGAHSSQFKLSDLKNAIPEDLFQSSVAKSLFYFFFDISIIGALLGLAMYLDSWLFYPVYWFLQGTFFWALFVVGHDCGHGSFSEYKWVNSLVGHVAHTPILVPYHGWRISHRTHHNNTGNLEKDESWYPLAKSDYEKLDWTSRFLRYKLFLLVFPLYLFVRSPKKDGSHFLPGSNLFTPGEKWQVITSTTTWILMISLLTYAGIAYGFLNLINLYIIPYFVFVVWLSLVTYLHHTDTKIPWYRTANWNYVKGALSTVDRSYGIFEPIHHNIGTHVVHHIFSKIPHYNLLEANKHLKQKLGVFHNSSREPILKAFLNAYNNCHYVPDEGDTVYYTNGKEK, via the coding sequence ATGATAAAAACTAACACGATTTTTAAAGATTCAACTATAGCAGAAAAGTCAGGTGCGCACTCAAGCCAATTTAAACTGAGCGATTTAAAAAACGCAATCCCGGAAGATTTATTCCAAAGCTCAGTTGCGAAATCCCTTTTTTATTTCTTCTTCGATATTTCCATCATAGGAGCCCTGCTCGGACTTGCTATGTATCTAGACTCCTGGTTATTTTATCCTGTCTATTGGTTTTTACAGGGGACATTTTTCTGGGCTCTTTTTGTAGTCGGACATGATTGCGGGCATGGCTCTTTCTCTGAATACAAATGGGTAAATTCTCTTGTAGGTCATGTTGCCCATACCCCGATTCTTGTGCCTTATCATGGATGGCGGATAAGCCATAGAACCCACCATAATAATACAGGCAATTTGGAAAAAGACGAATCCTGGTACCCACTTGCAAAATCGGATTATGAAAAACTCGACTGGACTTCTCGATTTTTACGATACAAACTATTCTTGCTAGTATTCCCGCTTTACCTTTTCGTAAGATCTCCTAAAAAAGATGGCTCTCATTTTTTACCAGGAAGTAATCTCTTTACACCAGGTGAAAAATGGCAGGTAATCACAAGCACAACAACCTGGATACTCATGATTAGCCTTTTGACCTATGCAGGAATTGCATACGGATTTTTAAATCTAATCAACCTATATATCATCCCCTACTTCGTATTTGTTGTTTGGCTATCTCTCGTTACCTATTTACATCATACTGATACTAAAATCCCCTGGTATAGAACGGCTAATTGGAATTATGTGAAAGGCGCTCTTTCAACTGTAGACAGGTCTTATGGAATATTTGAACCAATTCATCACAACATAGGAACGCATGTTGTGCATCATATATTTTCTAAGATTCCTCATTATAATCTATTAGAAGCAAACAAGCATTTGAAGCAGAAATTGGGAGTATTCCACAATAGTTCCAGAGAGCCTATTCTAAAAGCCTTTCTAAATGCCTATAACAATTGCCACTATGTTCCAGATGAAGGGGATACTGTGTATTATACGAACGGCAAAGAAAAATAA
- a CDS encoding inner membrane CreD family protein produces the protein MMEESSQFQNLQEEIFGVSLIIAVDGYHLINRVIKYGFLFIGLTFAGFFIFEAIYSLRVHLIQYIFVGFALILFYLLLLSFSEYLGFAPAYLIAALAIVFQIYGYAIVVLRSKNRALVLGTGISLLYVFLFVLINLEEYSLLTGSIALFALLSGIMYFTRNIDWYNIFGKEEKNL, from the coding sequence ATGATGGAAGAAAGCTCCCAGTTTCAAAATCTACAGGAGGAGATATTCGGTGTTAGTCTTATTATAGCTGTGGATGGATACCATTTAATCAACCGCGTCATCAAGTATGGGTTTTTATTTATCGGTCTTACCTTTGCCGGTTTTTTTATCTTCGAAGCAATCTATTCTCTTAGGGTTCATTTGATTCAATACATATTTGTTGGATTTGCGCTTATACTTTTTTATTTACTTTTACTTTCCTTCTCCGAATACTTGGGATTTGCCCCTGCTTACTTAATTGCAGCACTTGCCATAGTATTTCAAATTTATGGTTACGCAATTGTAGTTCTTCGAAGTAAAAATAGAGCTCTTGTTCTGGGAACAGGAATCTCCCTACTCTATGTATTTTTATTTGTCCTAATCAACTTAGAAGAATACTCTTTGTTAACCGGTAGCATTGCCCTATTTGCTCTCCTAAGTGGAATCATGTATTTTACACGCAATATAGATTGGTATAATATATTTGGGAAAGAGGAGAAGAATTTATAG
- a CDS encoding SpoIIE family protein phosphatase has protein sequence MKIKLKNFLKIIFLFIPFSIYSLDRIDLAKSCPEKKNCNSQVWYILDSYEPSFLQLEEPGENWKKIDSFPIWMNKYFQKEGNLATYTLLTYFDISEDILNYPKQTGIRFGEIGEVFEVYINGHLIAKEGEIKDGKVSYHRTVRGVVYQVSKEFLKANHNQLLIKLSGHPKFDHTGFYLTKYYDFGIYDEIRYDEQDRVTLALLTVYLTVGLYHLFLFYRRRVELYNFYYGAFSFIIGVYIYTRTSAIFEHPWDTAIIQRVELAVLYPMLSFLIQSLDVLFFHKARKWTNWYSYFSYTICGLTFLCPEMYQAEYILRLWQLSFLFVGLPLMGRIFYHAIKENVHNAKRLLTGLAIFMLAAIFDIMDSLILNSGLSFSKYAFFIYILGFAGVLANRFISVHNEIEDLNKNLESKVDERTKALNETLKEVKLLKEHQDGDYFLTTLIIQPLASNVSGDGNIKVKILTQQKKKFEFKNRMHEIGGDICISEIIHLKGRKYTAFVNGDAMGKSIQGAGGALALGVVFKSILSRSKIFSKEESVFPERWLKLAFQELQSIFETFDGSMMVSVVMGLVDNERGFIYYINAEHPFCVLYRDGKASFIEKELNLHKIGMMAAEYSGEFRINTFKMENEDVVFMGSDGKDDIRIGIDDKGGRIINEDESLFLSTVEEANGDLEKYSLSRKRKES, from the coding sequence ATGAAAATAAAACTAAAAAACTTTTTAAAAATTATATTTCTTTTTATTCCCTTCTCTATATATTCTTTAGATAGAATCGATTTGGCAAAATCCTGTCCTGAAAAAAAGAACTGTAACTCCCAGGTCTGGTATATCTTAGATTCCTATGAACCATCTTTTCTTCAATTAGAAGAGCCAGGGGAAAATTGGAAAAAGATAGATTCCTTCCCAATTTGGATGAATAAGTATTTCCAGAAAGAAGGAAATCTCGCAACGTATACTCTATTAACCTATTTTGATATTTCAGAGGATATTCTGAATTATCCCAAACAGACTGGAATTCGTTTTGGTGAAATAGGAGAAGTTTTTGAAGTCTACATAAATGGACATTTGATTGCAAAAGAAGGCGAAATAAAAGACGGAAAAGTTTCTTATCATCGGACAGTCCGTGGAGTTGTCTACCAGGTTTCAAAAGAGTTTTTAAAGGCTAATCACAATCAGCTACTAATCAAACTTTCAGGTCATCCCAAGTTTGATCACACCGGTTTTTACCTGACTAAATATTACGACTTCGGAATCTATGACGAAATTCGCTACGATGAACAGGATAGAGTAACGCTTGCACTTCTCACAGTCTATCTTACCGTAGGACTTTATCATTTGTTTTTATTTTATCGCAGAAGAGTAGAGCTTTATAATTTTTATTATGGTGCTTTTTCTTTTATTATAGGTGTATATATTTATACAAGAACCTCTGCCATCTTTGAACATCCCTGGGATACAGCGATTATCCAGAGAGTTGAGCTTGCTGTTCTTTATCCCATGCTTTCATTTTTAATTCAGTCTCTAGATGTTTTATTCTTTCATAAGGCTAGAAAGTGGACTAATTGGTATAGTTATTTCTCCTATACTATTTGTGGATTAACTTTCCTTTGCCCGGAAATGTATCAAGCAGAATATATACTCAGGCTATGGCAACTATCGTTTTTATTTGTGGGACTTCCACTCATGGGAAGAATATTTTATCATGCAATCAAAGAAAATGTTCACAACGCAAAACGATTATTAACCGGTCTTGCCATATTTATGCTCGCAGCTATTTTTGATATTATGGATTCTCTTATTTTAAATTCAGGGCTTTCTTTTTCTAAGTATGCTTTTTTTATTTATATACTTGGATTTGCAGGGGTTCTCGCAAATCGCTTTATTTCAGTTCACAACGAAATTGAAGATCTAAACAAAAATTTGGAGAGTAAAGTAGACGAAAGAACAAAGGCATTAAATGAAACACTGAAAGAAGTAAAACTTTTAAAAGAACACCAGGATGGAGATTATTTTCTTACTACGTTAATCATACAACCTCTGGCATCTAACGTTTCAGGTGATGGAAATATTAAAGTTAAAATTCTCACTCAACAAAAGAAGAAATTTGAATTCAAAAATAGAATGCACGAAATTGGAGGAGATATTTGTATCTCTGAAATCATTCACTTAAAAGGTAGAAAATACACTGCTTTTGTGAATGGGGATGCAATGGGAAAATCCATTCAAGGAGCAGGGGGAGCTCTTGCCCTTGGTGTGGTATTCAAGTCTATTCTTTCCAGATCAAAAATTTTCTCCAAAGAAGAATCTGTCTTTCCAGAACGATGGCTTAAACTTGCTTTTCAAGAATTGCAAAGTATATTTGAAACCTTTGATGGTTCCATGATGGTTTCAGTTGTGATGGGGTTAGTGGATAACGAGCGTGGATTTATTTATTACATCAACGCAGAACACCCATTTTGCGTTCTTTACCGCGATGGAAAAGCATCTTTCATCGAAAAAGAATTAAACCTTCACAAAATTGGAATGATGGCTGCCGAGTATTCAGGTGAATTTCGGATCAATACATTCAAAATGGAAAATGAAGATGTTGTTTTTATGGGCTCTGATGGTAAGGATGATATTCGTATTGGCATCGATGATAAAGGAGGACGCATCATAAACGAAGATGAAAGTCTTTTTCTTTCTACCGTAGAAGAAGCAAATGGAGACTTAGAAAAATATTCACTCTCACGGAAAAGAAAGGAGAGTTGA
- a CDS encoding transposase: MDLKVKGLSGKRRVIIETDRIGDWANAEVSYFISNATELRDDTVIRYYHRRNWIEVFYREVKDFLGADEYQVRSMDRILRHWTLCIVTYSMMQWLQHGKAIKEFVKKND, translated from the coding sequence ATGGACTTGAAAGTAAAAGGATTAAGTGGAAAAAGAAGAGTGATAATTGAAACAGATAGAATTGGTGATTGGGCAAATGCAGAGGTAAGTTATTTTATTTCCAATGCAACCGAGTTGCGGGATGACACTGTTATCCGCTATTATCATCGGCGGAATTGGATAGAAGTTTTTTATCGAGAAGTAAAAGACTTTCTAGGTGCAGACGAATATCAAGTAAGAAGTATGGATAGAATTCTCCGTCACTGGACATTGTGTATCGTCACCTACAGTATGATGCAATGGCTGCAACATGGAAAAGCGATCAAGGAGTTCGTAAAAAAAAACGACTGA
- a CDS encoding type II toxin-antitoxin system VapB family antitoxin yields MATNLDLNMDLLEQAFALSGLKTKKETVNFALKEFIQRRKQKEILKFIGKVEFDPNYDFKAKRSRKKTT; encoded by the coding sequence ATGGCTACTAATTTAGACTTAAATATGGATCTTCTAGAACAGGCATTTGCATTGAGCGGTCTTAAAACTAAAAAGGAAACTGTAAATTTTGCCCTGAAAGAATTTATTCAAAGAAGAAAGCAAAAAGAAATTCTAAAATTCATTGGTAAAGTTGAATTTGATCCAAATTATGATTTCAAGGCAAAGCGAAGTAGAAAAAAGACCACATGA
- a CDS encoding PIN domain-containing protein, whose amino-acid sequence MSCLLDTSVWSEALRRKNTSLKSEKTFLYHLIQNEENIFITGVIIQELLSGIKNEKMFMELKEILLNFEIIEPDVEDYIQAASLQNKISAKGIQASTVDLLLVSIAIRRNYYLLSFDKDFNYISKHTDLRLLSFESYLKMK is encoded by the coding sequence ATTAGTTGTTTATTGGATACTTCTGTTTGGTCGGAAGCACTTAGAAGAAAAAATACATCCCTAAAATCTGAAAAAACTTTTTTATATCATTTAATTCAAAATGAAGAAAATATTTTTATAACCGGAGTCATTATACAGGAATTACTTTCGGGCATTAAAAATGAAAAGATGTTCATGGAACTGAAAGAAATTTTATTAAACTTCGAAATAATTGAGCCGGATGTAGAGGATTATATTCAGGCGGCGAGTCTTCAAAATAAAATATCAGCAAAAGGAATACAGGCAAGTACTGTTGATTTACTTTTGGTTAGTATTGCGATAAGAAGAAATTATTATCTATTAAGTTTTGATAAGGATTTCAATTATATATCTAAGCATACAGATCTAAGGTTATTGAGTTTTGAATCTTATTTAAAAATGAAGTAA
- a CDS encoding DUF433 domain-containing protein, with amino-acid sequence MEELLKRITFNPNQCGGKPCIRGMRIRVVDILQLLANGLTFDQILEELPDLEKDDVKASVLFALKRIDHIVLAA; translated from the coding sequence ATGGAAGAACTCTTAAAACGCATTACTTTTAATCCAAACCAGTGTGGCGGAAAGCCTTGTATTCGAGGAATGAGAATACGAGTAGTTGATATTCTTCAATTGCTTGCAAATGGACTAACCTTTGACCAAATTTTAGAAGAACTTCCAGACTTAGAAAAAGATGATGTAAAGGCAAGTGTTCTCTTTGCTTTAAAGAGAATCGATCACATTGTTCTTGCTGCATGA
- a CDS encoding ion transporter: MKQIKLNKWKLKLKLHEIIFEADTKSGKAFDILVLFSIVLSFITVLLESIQGIKKLYETELHIIEWIITIFFTLEYIARIIAVRQPLKYVFSFFGLIDLLAMLPTYLSLLLAGSQYMIVVRLIRLLRIFRIFKLVIYLKEAEILFIAIRASQYKIIVFMLAVLTFSAINGTIMYVIEGEENGFTSIPVSMYWAIVTLTTVGYGDLSPKSPIGQFIASIIMIMGYGIIAVPTGIVSVELSKAHTAFSNSQACPSCSKEGHDADSKYCKFCGEELNPKI, encoded by the coding sequence ATGAAACAAATTAAACTAAATAAATGGAAACTGAAACTGAAACTGCATGAAATTATATTTGAAGCGGATACAAAATCTGGAAAGGCATTTGATATTTTAGTTTTATTTTCAATTGTCTTAAGTTTTATAACAGTATTACTTGAGAGCATTCAAGGTATCAAAAAATTATATGAAACAGAACTTCATATAATTGAGTGGATAATCACGATTTTCTTTACATTGGAATACATCGCGAGAATAATCGCTGTTAGACAACCTCTAAAATATGTTTTTAGTTTTTTCGGTTTAATTGATCTTTTAGCTATGTTACCAACTTATTTGAGTTTGTTACTCGCTGGTTCACAATACATGATAGTAGTTCGTTTAATTCGTCTGCTTCGAATTTTTAGAATCTTTAAATTAGTTATTTATCTCAAAGAAGCAGAAATTCTTTTCATTGCAATTAGAGCAAGCCAATACAAGATTATCGTTTTTATGTTGGCTGTATTAACATTCTCAGCCATAAACGGAACAATTATGTATGTAATAGAAGGAGAGGAAAACGGGTTTACCAGCATTCCAGTCAGCATGTATTGGGCAATTGTGACGTTAACCACAGTTGGTTATGGAGACCTTTCTCCAAAATCTCCTATTGGTCAATTCATTGCTTCCATCATTATGATAATGGGTTACGGCATCATTGCAGTTCCTACCGGAATTGTTTCTGTTGAATTAAGTAAGGCACATACGGCTTTTAGCAATTCTCAAGCCTGTCCTTCTTGTTCTAAAGAAGGTCATGACGCAGATTCAAAGTATTGTAAATTCTGTGGAGAAGAGTTAAATCCCAAAATTTAA
- a CDS encoding PCI domain-containing protein: MFLTSKAEKETEAGAGIAIFSISIVFIGGIFIYFGHKNGKFEEQVETVASIVKSYRRIKLFDLAEKMHVSVPEANKALSKAISIQLVEGNFDRTTDEFFTNEGKFGKTDFIYCPSCGAPFNKKFLEG; this comes from the coding sequence ATGTTTCTAACAAGCAAAGCAGAAAAAGAAACGGAAGCCGGGGCAGGCATTGCCATTTTTTCAATCTCAATTGTATTTATCGGTGGAATATTTATTTATTTTGGACATAAGAATGGAAAATTTGAAGAACAAGTTGAAACTGTAGCAAGTATTGTTAAATCGTATCGCAGAATAAAATTATTTGATCTTGCCGAAAAAATGCATGTATCCGTTCCAGAGGCTAATAAAGCTTTGTCCAAAGCAATTTCTATTCAACTTGTAGAAGGAAATTTCGACCGTACTACAGATGAATTTTTTACCAATGAAGGAAAATTCGGAAAAACCGATTTTATATATTGTCCTTCCTGCGGCGCGCCCTTTAATAAAAAATTTTTGGAAGGATAA
- a CDS encoding type II toxin-antitoxin system VapC family toxin — protein sequence MNKGFILDTDTVSYYLKNKESVVEQFKKAIQGELLVGITLITHYEILSGLKFKHSEKYLKSYLNFSKELNIYPLTEQSVELSSEIYASLRKKGNPLDDIDILIAGIAIENKNILVTGNATHFGRIKGLNIENWITR from the coding sequence TTGAACAAAGGATTCATTCTAGATACAGATACTGTTTCTTATTATTTAAAAAACAAAGAAAGCGTAGTCGAACAGTTTAAAAAAGCTATTCAAGGGGAATTGTTAGTTGGGATTACACTCATTACCCACTATGAGATACTTTCTGGTTTAAAATTCAAACACTCAGAGAAATACTTAAAGTCTTACCTTAATTTTTCCAAAGAACTCAATATCTATCCACTGACAGAACAATCCGTGGAGTTATCCTCTGAAATATACGCTAGTTTGCGCAAAAAAGGAAATCCGTTAGACGATATAGATATACTCATAGCAGGCATTGCTATTGAAAATAAAAATATACTGGTAACAGGAAACGCGACTCACTTCGGCAGAATCAAAGGATTAAACATAGAAAACTGGATTACTCGATAA